The following proteins are co-located in the Oceanispirochaeta sp. M1 genome:
- a CDS encoding NAD(P)H-hydrate dehydratase — protein sequence MIVLSPEEMRLMDENCIRQYGIPALILMENAASAALNHILDSYRFNKVLIICGRGNNGGDGLALARKLYSTEKKVEVLISGSKGKMTDSSLQNLLCLEKLPIPIFYNPDKKRREKLFNNSELIVDALLGTGLNREVDGDKKELILEMNQSRSPVVSLDIPSGLDGKSSEELGCAVKAESTICFGAPKYGNIKSPGYLKNGKLICSRISFPPELYKDEKFKSELNLPEALKTRDPLGYKNSFGKILVIGGGGDYIGAPALAARAAYRSGAGYVTVAVPASHNGTFSIHCPEAVIKGLKETAAATISEENFELLLELSSKQDAVVLGPGMTQQEETVSLIRKLIPAIPVPLVIDADALNALAGFPELTLKRKSATVITPHPGEQRRLAEKTEDALEKAYNAICVYKGPRTVISLPEGREYINLTGNEALGTAGSGDVLAGIICALLAQEEDKSEAVKKAVLLHGLAADLFDGASDSFTASDIIELLPRCFTAYRENHVNWTRNCYNRMEIIP from the coding sequence ATGATAGTTCTCAGTCCTGAAGAAATGCGTCTGATGGATGAGAACTGCATCCGTCAATACGGAATTCCTGCACTTATCCTGATGGAAAATGCCGCCTCCGCGGCATTGAATCATATTTTAGATTCTTACAGGTTCAATAAAGTTCTCATTATCTGCGGCAGAGGGAACAACGGTGGAGACGGTCTTGCACTTGCACGTAAACTCTACAGCACTGAAAAAAAAGTGGAAGTCCTTATTTCCGGTTCAAAAGGAAAGATGACTGATTCATCACTGCAGAATCTGCTGTGCCTTGAAAAGCTGCCAATTCCCATCTTCTATAATCCCGACAAAAAACGGCGTGAAAAGCTCTTCAATAATTCAGAACTGATTGTTGATGCCCTGTTAGGAACAGGATTAAACAGAGAAGTCGACGGTGATAAAAAAGAACTCATCCTTGAAATGAACCAGAGCAGAAGCCCTGTAGTCTCTCTGGATATTCCCTCGGGACTGGATGGAAAGAGTTCCGAAGAACTGGGCTGTGCAGTCAAAGCGGAGAGTACAATATGCTTCGGCGCACCAAAATACGGAAATATAAAGAGTCCCGGATATTTAAAGAATGGAAAGCTCATTTGCTCCCGTATATCCTTCCCCCCTGAACTCTATAAAGATGAAAAATTCAAATCCGAGCTGAATCTTCCGGAAGCTCTAAAAACAAGAGATCCCCTGGGGTATAAAAACAGTTTCGGAAAGATTCTTGTGATCGGGGGAGGTGGTGACTATATAGGTGCACCGGCACTTGCAGCCAGAGCTGCCTACCGTTCAGGAGCGGGGTATGTCACTGTAGCGGTTCCGGCATCTCATAATGGAACGTTCTCGATTCATTGTCCGGAAGCCGTTATTAAAGGTCTGAAAGAAACAGCCGCAGCTACTATTTCTGAAGAGAATTTTGAACTCCTGCTGGAGCTCTCCTCAAAACAGGATGCTGTAGTTCTGGGTCCCGGAATGACTCAACAGGAGGAGACCGTTTCCCTTATCAGAAAACTGATCCCGGCAATACCTGTACCTCTGGTAATCGATGCGGATGCTCTTAATGCTCTTGCCGGGTTCCCGGAGCTGACCCTTAAGCGGAAGTCTGCCACAGTTATAACACCCCACCCTGGAGAACAGAGACGTCTTGCTGAAAAGACTGAAGACGCTCTGGAAAAAGCTTATAACGCAATCTGTGTCTATAAAGGTCCCCGGACTGTCATCTCCCTTCCCGAGGGCAGGGAATATATTAACCTGACAGGAAACGAAGCACTTGGTACCGCAGGCAGTGGTGATGTACTGGCAGGTATAATCTGCGCTTTGCTGGCACAGGAAGAGGATAAAAGCGAAGCAGTAAAAAAAGCTGTTCTCCTCCATGGCCTGGCTGCCGATTTATTCGATGGTGCAAGCGACAGTTTTACAGCTTCTGATATTATTGAACTGTTGCCCCGATGTTTTACCGCCTATAGAGAAAATCATGTAAACTGGACCAGAAACTGCTACAACAGAATGGAAATCATTCCATAA
- a CDS encoding antibiotic biosynthesis monooxygenase yields the protein MLVYCVEVHVIPGKEEEFKAASHKNHMETRKETGNIRFDVLQQTEDSCRFFLYEAYSSEEAVKSHKETAHYLEWRENVAPWMAEPRKGTSHKVCAPLELSKW from the coding sequence ATGTTAGTCTATTGTGTAGAAGTTCATGTTATTCCAGGTAAGGAAGAAGAATTCAAAGCCGCCAGTCACAAAAACCATATGGAAACCCGAAAAGAGACGGGTAATATCCGTTTTGATGTACTGCAGCAGACTGAAGACAGCTGCCGCTTCTTTCTCTATGAAGCATACAGTTCTGAAGAGGCTGTAAAATCCCATAAGGAGACAGCCCATTATCTGGAATGGCGTGAAAATGTCGCACCCTGGATGGCAGAACCCCGAAAAGGAACATCTCATAAGGTCTGTGCACCTCTGGAGCTGAGCAAATGGTAG